The Streptomyces sp. NBC_00510 genomic interval CGGCGTCGTCGCCCGGACCGTCGCGCTCGGCCAGCAGCCCGCTCACCCGCCACTGCGTCTCGCGCGGGCGGTTCCCGCCGAACTTGAACTTGGCGCGTACGTCGGTGACCTCCAGCCGCAGCCCGCGGATGCCCGGCAGCATCCGGCCGAACGGCGCCTGGCCGGGGACGACGGGGGCGTGGTCGCCGCGCGGCTGGAAGTGGGCGAGCTGCCGGTGCAGCAGGTCCGCCTTCTCCTGGGGGTCGTCCACGAGGTGGGCCACGCACAGCAGTTGCACGGCGGCGTAGTAGCTGGTGGGCGTCCCGTGCTCGGGCGGGGTGCCCGCGGGGGCGTGCCAGGGGCCGGGGATGAAGGTGTAGTCGTCGACGACGCTGAGCGTCACCCGGGGGTGGGCCTCGACCGCGGCCCACAGCGGGTTCGGCCGGGCGAGGTGGGTGACCGCCTCGTGCCGTCCGGCGTCGTAGGCGAAGTGCAGCGGCTGGACGAACGGGGGCTCGCCGTCGAGTCCGTTGACCGCGAGCTGGCCGAAGTCGTGGGCGGCCAGCCAGTCCTGCCACTCGGCCTCGTCGAGGGCGGCGTCCCAGGGGTGGACGAGCATGCGCGGGGCTCCTTTCAGCGCGCGGTGAGGTAGCCGGGGGCGGCGATCGACGGGTCGAGGTCGTGGGCGGGTTCGGGCGTCCCGTAGGAGCGGGTCACCGGCAGCACGCCCGTCCAGTGGGGGAGCGTCAGGTCCTCGGGGTCGTCGCCGGGGCCGCCGGTGCGCACCTTGGCCGAGACCTCGTGCAGGTCGAGGGCGATGACTGCGGTGGCGGCCAGTTCCCTGGCGTTGGCGGGGCGGGAGTCGGCGGCGCGGCCGGGCACGATGTGGTCGACGAGGGCGTCCAGGGCGGCGGAGCGCTCGGCGGGGTCGGTGACCTGGCGGGCCACGCCGTGCACCACCACGGAGCGGTAGTTGATGGTGTGGTGGAAGGCGGACCGGGCCAGCACGAGTCCGTCCAGGTGCGTCACGGTCAGGCAGACCGGGAGCCCGGTGTCCTCGCTTGCGTCGCGCAGCGGACGGGAGCCGGTGGAGCCGTGCACGTAGAGCCGCTCGCCGACGCGGGCGTAGAGGGTCGGCAGCACGACCGGTGCCCCGTCGCGGACGAAGCCGAGGTGGCAGAGGTAGTCCGCGTCGAGGATCGCGTGCACCAGGTCGCGGTCGTACGAGGCGCGCTCGCGGCTGCGGGTCGGGACCGTGCGGTCGGTGGGAGCGTACGCATCGGCAGCGGAGGGCGTGGCGGACATGGCGCGATCCTTTGCACTAGTGCATAATGCCTTTTGTGCTAGGAGAGTACACGTTCACCGGCCGGGGCGCAGCGGACATCGCGGCGAGCGTCGAACGGGCCATCGGGGAGGGCGCGCTCGCGCCCGGCGCCGCGCTGCCGCCGCTGCGGGAGCTCGCCGCCGGACTCGGCGTCAACCCCAACACCGTCGCCGCCGCCTACCGCCTGCTCCGCGACCGCGGCGTCATCGAGACGGCGGGCCGACGCGGCAGCCGGGTGCGCAGGCGTCCGGCGACCACCGCGCGGGACGAGATCCGCCTGGAGGTGCCGCCCGGGGTGCGGGACCTGTCCACGGGCAACCCGGACGCCGCCCTGCTGCCCCCGCTCGGGGAGGCACTGGCCGAGGCGGCCGCCCGCAACGCGCGGCAGCCAACGCTGTACGGGCGGTCCCCGGTCGAGGAGGAGCTCGCCGCGCTCGCGCGTGCCGCCTTCGACGCCGACGGGGTGCCGGCCGGCCCGGTCGGCCTCACCTCCGGTTCGCTCGACGCCATGGAGCGCGCGCTCACCGCCCATCTGCGGCCGGGGGACGCGGTGGCGGTGGAGGACCCCGGCTGGGGCAGCGTCTTCGACCTCGTCCCGGCCCTCGGGCTGCGCGCGGTCCCGGTCGGCGTGGACGACGACGGCCCGCTGCCGCACGACGTGGACGCCGCCCTGCGGCAGGGCGCGCGGGCGCTGATCGTCACCGACCGCGGCCAGAACCCGACCGGCGCCACGCTCTCCGCGGCGCGCGCCGGCGAACTCCGTGCCGTCCTGGGCGGCCACCCGCAGGTGCTCGTCATCGACGACGACCATGTGAACGGCCTGACCGAGCTGCCGCTGCACCCGCTCGCCGGGAGCACCCCGCACTGGATGCTGGTCCGCTCGACCGCCAAGGCCTACGGCCCCGACCTGCGCCTGGCCGTCCTCACCGGCGACCCGGTCACCGTCGACCGGGTCCGCGGCCGCTACCGGCTCGGGCCCGGCTGGGTCAGCCATCTGCTGCAGCACGCCGTCGCCCACCTCTGGCGCACCGGAGCGGTCGACGTCCCGGCCGTCTCCGCCGCCTACGCCGCGCGCCGCGACGCGCTGGTGCGGGCGCTGGCCGACCGCGGCGTCCCGGCGCACGGACGCAGCGGTATGAACGTCTGGGTCCCGGTGCCCGACGAGACCGGGGCGGTCGCCCGGCTCCTGCAGGCGGGCTGGGCGGTCGCGCCCGGCGCGCGCTTCCGCCTGGACTCCCCGCCGGGCATCCGCATCACCGTCTCCCCGGTCGCGGTGGACGAGGTCCCGGCCCTGGCCGACGCCGTCGCCGCCGCCGTCCGGCCGCACCGCGCCGGGCGCTTCGGCTGACGGGGCGCGGGCCGGAGGGGGTCAGCCCGCCGGACGGCGCTGGGTCAGCGCCGCGCCGGCGAGCACGACGAGGGCGCCGACCGGCTCGTTCCACGTCAGGTGCTCGTCCAGCAGGGCGACACCGGCCGCGGTCGCGATGACCGGGATCAGGTAGGTGACCATCGTGGCGATGGTCGGGCCCTTCTCCGCGACGATCCCGTACTGCAGGAGGAAGGCGATCCCGGTGCCCAGCGCGCCCAGCGCCACGACCGACAGCGTCGGCCAGAGCGGGAACGAGCCGGGCGTGGAGGTG includes:
- a CDS encoding FMN-binding negative transcriptional regulator produces the protein MLVHPWDAALDEAEWQDWLAAHDFGQLAVNGLDGEPPFVQPLHFAYDAGRHEAVTHLARPNPLWAAVEAHPRVTLSVVDDYTFIPGPWHAPAGTPPEHGTPTSYYAAVQLLCVAHLVDDPQEKADLLHRQLAHFQPRGDHAPVVPGQAPFGRMLPGIRGLRLEVTDVRAKFKFGGNRPRETQWRVSGLLAERDGPGDDAARTRQLRRLGQRG
- a CDS encoding pyridoxamine 5'-phosphate oxidase family protein; its protein translation is MSATPSAADAYAPTDRTVPTRSRERASYDRDLVHAILDADYLCHLGFVRDGAPVVLPTLYARVGERLYVHGSTGSRPLRDASEDTGLPVCLTVTHLDGLVLARSAFHHTINYRSVVVHGVARQVTDPAERSAALDALVDHIVPGRAADSRPANARELAATAVIALDLHEVSAKVRTGGPGDDPEDLTLPHWTGVLPVTRSYGTPEPAHDLDPSIAAPGYLTAR
- a CDS encoding aminotransferase class I/II-fold pyridoxal phosphate-dependent enzyme → MLGEYTFTGRGAADIAASVERAIGEGALAPGAALPPLRELAAGLGVNPNTVAAAYRLLRDRGVIETAGRRGSRVRRRPATTARDEIRLEVPPGVRDLSTGNPDAALLPPLGEALAEAAARNARQPTLYGRSPVEEELAALARAAFDADGVPAGPVGLTSGSLDAMERALTAHLRPGDAVAVEDPGWGSVFDLVPALGLRAVPVGVDDDGPLPHDVDAALRQGARALIVTDRGQNPTGATLSAARAGELRAVLGGHPQVLVIDDDHVNGLTELPLHPLAGSTPHWMLVRSTAKAYGPDLRLAVLTGDPVTVDRVRGRYRLGPGWVSHLLQHAVAHLWRTGAVDVPAVSAAYAARRDALVRALADRGVPAHGRSGMNVWVPVPDETGAVARLLQAGWAVAPGARFRLDSPPGIRITVSPVAVDEVPALADAVAAAVRPHRAGRFG